In a single window of the Rhodothermales bacterium genome:
- the fabG gene encoding 3-oxoacyl-[acyl-carrier-protein] reductase, with the protein MQLDLSGKTALVTGGTRGIGRAIVEAFADAGAKVAFTYRSSSDTADALKAELESRGVEALAIQSDAADFDAAQAAVQSVLDAWGSLDVLVNNAGVTRDNLLIRMSEEDWDAVIGTNLKSVFNLCKAAYRPMMKQRAGRIVNVSSVVGVMGNAGQANYAASKAGIIGFTKSLARELGARGVTANVVAPGYVDTDMTDALSDAAKEAMTNGIPLKRTATPEDIAHAVLFLASDAASYITGHTLHVDGGLAM; encoded by the coding sequence ATGCAACTCGATCTCTCTGGCAAAACAGCCCTCGTCACCGGCGGCACGCGTGGCATCGGCCGCGCGATTGTCGAAGCCTTCGCCGACGCGGGCGCGAAGGTAGCCTTCACGTACCGCTCCTCGTCCGACACCGCCGACGCGCTGAAGGCCGAGTTGGAAAGCCGAGGCGTCGAAGCGCTCGCCATCCAGAGCGACGCGGCGGATTTCGACGCGGCACAGGCCGCCGTGCAGTCCGTGCTCGATGCGTGGGGCTCGCTCGACGTGCTCGTCAACAACGCGGGCGTCACGCGCGACAACCTTCTGATTCGGATGAGCGAGGAGGACTGGGACGCCGTGATCGGGACGAACCTGAAGAGCGTGTTCAACCTCTGCAAAGCCGCGTACCGGCCGATGATGAAGCAGCGCGCCGGGCGGATCGTCAACGTGTCGTCGGTCGTTGGGGTGATGGGGAACGCGGGGCAGGCGAACTACGCGGCGAGCAAGGCCGGCATCATCGGGTTCACCAAAAGCCTCGCCCGCGAGCTTGGCGCGCGCGGCGTGACGGCGAACGTCGTCGCCCCCGGCTACGTCGACACCGACATGACGGACGCGCTCAGCGACGCAGCGAAAGAGGCGATGACGAACGGCATCCCGCTTAAGCGGACGGCCACGCCCGAGGACATCGCCCACGCCGTCCTCTTCCTCGCCTCCGACGCGGCGAGCTACATCACCGGCCACACCCTCCACGTCGACGGCGGCCTCGCGATGTGA